Within Felis catus isolate Fca126 chromosome A1, F.catus_Fca126_mat1.0, whole genome shotgun sequence, the genomic segment acgcttaaccgtctgagccacccaggcgcccagaaatcCTCCAatggtttttaaagataaagcCTCACCCTTAATTGGCACAGAGGCCTCCAAAATAAACTTGCCTCCATCTATTTACAGCCTCATCTCCCACTACTCTCTCCATACTCTCTGAACTTTAGCCACACAGACCTCCTTTCCCAGTTCGGTTTTTGCGCAAGCAAATTTGCCAGTAATGTTCTTTCCCATACTCTCCTACCTTTCAGTATCAGCCCAAGGATTCTTTTAAGTTATCCCCATTATATGGTAACAGAGTAGGAGTCCATTTTATCGCGTTATATTTGGAAGGCAACACAGTATAATGCTTTGAAAACGGATGATTGGGTCCTTGGGCATATTTAAACTCTTTTGTCTTGCTTTCCTTGACTATAAAGTTGAGATAACAATAGAGCCTACTTCATAAGATTATTGAAGAGATTAAAGGGGATAATTCACGTAAAGGGCTTAGAATTCTATCGCGAGAAGAGCCCCAATATATGTTGGTAATTATCATCCGTACTTCGCTCCATGtcacccgccccacccccagcagttccactgctcctctcctcctgccTAGGAACCACATCAGCCCGATTCATTTCTATATTCTTAGCCTCCGCACAGGGTTCTGAACATAGCAGACCTTCGTTCTATGGTTTTAAAGAATAAACTGGCAAAGCCTCGTGTTCTACTTTTGCCTTTTTCTAGCTGAAACGCTGCAAATTATTCATTGCACCTGCGCCTCGTTTGCCCTCACGAAAAATGTAGTCTCCCCTTGGACGAGGTTTTGTATTCACTAAGGGGATGCATCTACCAAAGCGCATTGCACATCTTCAAATACTGTACCAACGGTGGATGTTTATCATTAAGCGGAGGTCCGCGTCTTCCCTCCCCTCCGGCACATCTCGTCCcgaccccaccctccccccagcccacaCCCTTACTGCGCCCTTGGCCCCGGGTCCCTCGGGACTTCAGGCGTGGGAGCCCCGGCCCCGCGCGGCTCCCTCCGGGCGCCCCgcgccctccttccttcctcgcCCGGACGGACGCACTTCCGGCGGATGTGGGGGGGGGCAACCCCGGAAACGGAAGTGAGCAGTGGGGCCGGCTGACGGTAACGGGGCTGAGAAGCTGTTCACTGAGCAAGTTGAAGATGGTGAGTGAGCCCCCGGGCGAGCTGAGTTCCCGGCGGGCTCGGGACCCTGGCCCGGCAGGAACAGGCCGCCTCCCCCTGGCTCGTcccggggggcggcggcggcgggaggatGAGGCCGGCCTCGGGCGCCATGATCTGTCGAGTCACGGGGTTGGGGGTTTCGTGGCTGTCGTCCGGGCTGGGCTCGGCGCGGGTCCCGCGAGTAGCGCTTCGGCTTCATCCCCTTCGCTTGGTTCTCTTCTCTGGGTCTGCGCCCCCTCGTCCCCAAGTCCCCAGTACCCCCCGGCTCCTTCCTCGTGGTTGGCGCCGACCTGGCACATCCGAGAGTGCAGCCTGTGATGCGGCGCTGCAGACTACCCTGCCCCAGAGGGGCGAACCTTGGGGGCCCAGAGCGCTCGAACTCCTCGCCCACCCCCGACCTCGGAACTGCTTTGCGAACAGACCCACAGCTGAAAGTCTCCTTTTCATCTCTTACCTTTACAGACATTTCTGGGAGCTTGTAGTATGCCAGACGTTGGAGGGGGTAAAAATCAAGGCAGTTGTTACGCCccgtgtgtctgtgtcttcagtgcatcccctcccccctccactccctttctctccttgtaACGTAAAAGTAGTGATGCTTGGGAAAGACTCCTGAACCGCCCTGGCCCCTGATTCTGATACTAGGCCATCTAAATGTAGAAAGCTTGTGTTGGTAATATTGCTGATTATTGGGAAGATGTTCTATAAACTCTCTGAGTTGTAACTAGTGATACTTTTCATAGATTTGGTTTTCCCTGCTGCTTTAGTAGAAACATCGGGCGCCTATCCTGATGTTGTACAGAAGGAAATTGGGGGGAATGATAATAGTAGAACCCAGAGATCAgaattctccttttctttgtgCATAGAAGAAACTTTCCTTCTGTTACTTTACAATAAAGCAATCTGGGAGGAGGAGAGTGTTCCTTTCCTGGTGGGAAAGTACCAGGAGATACATTTGGTAAGGTAGAATCATACCACTCTGGTCCTGGCAAGAGTTCAGGTGCCTGGGAGGATAAGTAAATGGGGCCAGAGACATTGTATGCCTTGGTCATAGTCACGTAGTAGGTCAGAGACAGGCCACACTACATAGATTCCAGATTCTGTTTCCTGATCAACCTTGACTTCTGTGTTGGGGAGCCTGTTGTGTAGGTTCTTGAGTTCCAGGATAAGgatattgggttttgtttttcagactGGACATTGGTGAATCGGtgaaaggtggttttttttttttttttttttttttttaacaggttgGTGGGGAAGATTATATGTTTTAGGAAAACCTTGAGATGCAGAATTGGAAAGTGGAAGAGTCTAGAGACAGCAGTACCCAGCAGAGTGCTGTTAAGGTTACCCAGGTGTGAGGTCTTGAAGTAGGGCGGTAGATTGAAGAAACCCTGGACAGGATAAAGTACCTGACCAAATAAAATACACGGGTAAATCCAACAGTCAACATAAAACACTGGTTTCTCAGAGTAGTTTATCCTAGAGTAGTGTAAGGCTGCTCACCAAACTACCTGTAGCTGTTGtacatttttcttcag encodes:
- the POMP gene encoding proteasome maturation protein, producing SLHLRLVCPHEKCSLPLDEVLYSLRGCIYQSALHIFKYCTNGGCLSLSGGPRLPSPPAHLVPTPPSPQPTPLLRPWPRVPRDFRRGSPGPARLPPGAPRPPSFLARTDALPADVGGGNPGNGSEQWGRLTVTGLRSCSLSKLKMNARGLGSQLKDSIPVTELSASGPFESHDLLRKGLPCVKNELLPSHPLELSEKNFQLNQDKMNFSTLRNIQGLFAPLKLQMEFKAVQQAQRLPFLPSSNLSLDILRGNDETIGFEDILNDPSQSELMGEPHLMVEYKLGLL